A stretch of the Aggregicoccus sp. 17bor-14 genome encodes the following:
- a CDS encoding long-chain fatty acid--CoA ligase, with the protein MKQDFRTLNELLASARQQFGARTYLAAKQDGRYQPLSFEAFGAQVDAARAGLAQLGVKRGDRVAVISDNCVPWAVMAFATFGLGALYVPMYEAQLPGEWSFILGDCEASLVLAGTPAVAARLAPYLEDLPSVRQVVVLRPGSEALPAGQLAFEGLLERGRAAPVPVAEVAPEALATLTYTSGTTGKPKGVMLSHFNIASNVSAVMDAFGMDPQGERSLAFLPWAHVYGQVVELYAALAGGSQIYLAESPTTLLQNLGEAQPTVLFSVPRVWNKVYAGIHGKMLQEGGAKLALFRRALAVAQAREELAKQGKRSALLDLQGRVLDKLVFSKIRARLGGRLKYAVSGAASLSPEVARFFSHVGLTVCEGYGLTETSPVATNNRPGQIRLGSVGRALPGVSVRIEPVEGIPAGQGEVVVKGPNVMQGYYRRPEETAAVLLPDGSFRTGDLGRMDADGYVYITGRVKEQFKLENGKYVSPAPLEEALKVSPYIAQVFLEGANRPHVVALVVPNAEALLAWAKGNGLEGKSVPQLIGEPAVRGFYRAELDRLSTGFKGFERVVEFSLVPEEFTADNGLLTPSLKVKRAAVAQRYRGQLDALYAEPAAA; encoded by the coding sequence ATGAAGCAGGACTTCCGCACCCTCAACGAGCTGCTCGCCAGCGCCCGCCAGCAGTTCGGCGCGCGCACCTACCTCGCGGCGAAGCAGGACGGCCGCTACCAGCCGCTGAGCTTCGAGGCCTTCGGCGCGCAGGTGGACGCGGCGCGCGCGGGGCTCGCACAGCTGGGGGTGAAGCGCGGCGACCGCGTGGCCGTCATCTCGGACAACTGCGTGCCCTGGGCGGTGATGGCCTTTGCCACCTTCGGCCTCGGCGCCCTCTACGTGCCCATGTACGAGGCGCAGCTGCCGGGCGAGTGGTCCTTCATCCTCGGCGACTGCGAGGCCTCGCTGGTGCTCGCCGGGACACCCGCGGTGGCCGCGCGGCTCGCGCCGTATCTCGAGGACCTGCCCTCGGTGCGTCAGGTCGTGGTGCTGCGGCCCGGGAGCGAGGCGCTGCCCGCGGGACAGCTCGCCTTCGAGGGGCTGCTCGAGCGCGGGCGCGCGGCGCCGGTGCCGGTGGCGGAGGTGGCGCCCGAGGCGCTCGCCACGCTCACCTACACCTCGGGCACCACGGGCAAGCCCAAGGGCGTGATGCTCAGCCACTTCAACATCGCGAGCAACGTGAGCGCGGTGATGGACGCGTTCGGCATGGACCCGCAGGGGGAGCGCTCGCTCGCGTTCCTGCCGTGGGCGCACGTCTACGGGCAGGTGGTGGAGCTGTACGCGGCGCTCGCGGGCGGCTCGCAGATCTACCTCGCCGAGAGCCCCACCACGCTGCTGCAGAACCTGGGCGAGGCGCAGCCCACCGTGCTCTTCAGCGTGCCGCGCGTGTGGAACAAGGTCTACGCGGGCATCCACGGCAAGATGCTGCAGGAGGGCGGCGCGAAGCTCGCGCTGTTCCGCCGCGCGCTCGCGGTGGCGCAGGCGCGCGAGGAGCTCGCGAAGCAGGGCAAGCGCTCGGCGCTGCTGGACCTGCAGGGGCGGGTGCTCGACAAGCTGGTGTTCTCGAAGATCCGCGCGCGGCTCGGCGGCCGGCTCAAGTACGCGGTGAGCGGCGCGGCGAGCCTCTCGCCCGAGGTGGCGCGCTTCTTCAGCCACGTGGGCCTCACGGTGTGCGAGGGCTACGGCCTCACCGAGACCAGCCCGGTGGCGACGAACAACCGCCCGGGGCAGATCCGCCTCGGCTCGGTGGGCCGGGCGCTGCCCGGGGTGAGCGTGCGCATCGAGCCGGTCGAGGGAATCCCGGCGGGGCAGGGCGAGGTGGTGGTGAAGGGGCCCAACGTGATGCAGGGCTACTACCGCCGCCCCGAGGAGACGGCCGCGGTGCTGCTGCCCGACGGCTCGTTCCGCACCGGGGACCTCGGCCGCATGGACGCGGACGGGTACGTGTACATCACGGGGCGCGTGAAGGAGCAGTTCAAGCTGGAGAACGGCAAGTACGTGAGCCCCGCGCCGCTCGAGGAGGCGCTGAAGGTGAGCCCGTACATCGCGCAGGTGTTCCTCGAGGGCGCGAACCGCCCGCACGTGGTGGCGCTGGTGGTGCCCAACGCGGAGGCGCTGCTCGCGTGGGCGAAGGGCAACGGCCTGGAGGGGAAGAGCGTGCCGCAGCTCATCGGCGAGCCCGCGGTGCGCGGCTTCTACCGCGCGGAGCTCGACCGGCTCTCCACGGGCTTCAAGGGCTTCGAGCGCGTGGTGGAGTTCAGCCTCGTCCCCGAGGAGTTCACCGCGGACAACGGCCTGCTCACCCCCAGCCTCAAGGTGAAGCGCGCCGCCGTGGCCCAGCGCTACCGCGGCCAGCTGGACGCGCTCTACGCCGAGCCCGCCGCGGCGTAA
- a CDS encoding thioredoxin domain-containing protein, giving the protein MNARTVAMSPEDHVSGSPSAPVMLLEYGDYQCPFCGRAQAEVERLRQALGSRLCLVFRHFPLTQAHPYAEQAAEAAEAAGAEGRFWEMHQLLYENQDDLSLEALIEYAGMLDLDVDAFASSVQEHRFHDKIRRDFMTGVRSGVNGTPTFFINGHRHDGAFSAEALLEAISGSPLSAP; this is encoded by the coding sequence ATGAATGCGCGCACGGTGGCCATGAGCCCGGAGGACCACGTCAGCGGCTCCCCCAGTGCGCCAGTGATGCTCCTGGAGTACGGCGACTACCAGTGCCCCTTCTGCGGCCGGGCCCAGGCCGAGGTCGAACGGTTGCGGCAGGCGCTCGGCAGCCGGCTCTGCCTCGTCTTCCGCCACTTCCCGCTCACGCAGGCGCACCCGTACGCGGAGCAGGCCGCGGAGGCCGCGGAGGCCGCCGGCGCGGAGGGCCGCTTCTGGGAGATGCACCAGCTCCTCTACGAGAACCAGGACGACCTCTCGCTGGAGGCGCTCATCGAGTACGCGGGCATGCTGGACCTGGACGTGGACGCGTTCGCCAGCAGCGTCCAGGAGCACCGCTTCCACGACAAGATAAGGCGCGACTTCATGACCGGCGTGCGCAGCGGCGTGAACGGCACCCCCACCTTCTTCATCAACGGGCACCGCCACGACGGCGCCTTCTCGGCAGAGGCGCTGCTCGAGGCCATCTCCGGCAGCCCTCTCTCCGCACCCTGA
- a CDS encoding redoxin domain-containing protein, translating to MATSQAPPLAAGTQAPSFTLNVTPDQRLTLEDCSGNSVVLIFYPADWSPVCSDELAVFNELLPELKQLGANVLAISVDGAWCHAAFARDRKLHMPLLADFEPKGKVSRAFRAYREEEGVSDRVLYVLDGEGKVFWSYRSPVGVNPGADGVLDALERLNAQSGGRASPAPGQEARVPS from the coding sequence ATGGCTACATCCCAGGCTCCACCGCTGGCTGCCGGCACGCAGGCCCCCTCCTTCACCCTCAACGTCACGCCCGACCAGCGGCTCACGCTCGAGGACTGCTCGGGCAACTCCGTGGTCCTCATCTTCTACCCGGCGGACTGGAGCCCGGTGTGCAGCGACGAGCTCGCGGTGTTCAACGAGCTGCTGCCCGAGCTGAAGCAGCTGGGAGCGAACGTGCTCGCCATCTCGGTGGACGGTGCGTGGTGCCACGCCGCCTTCGCGCGCGACCGGAAGCTGCACATGCCGCTGCTCGCGGACTTCGAGCCCAAAGGGAAGGTCTCGCGTGCATTCCGTGCCTACCGCGAGGAGGAAGGCGTCTCCGACCGGGTGCTGTACGTGCTGGACGGCGAGGGGAAGGTGTTCTGGAGCTACCGCTCCCCGGTCGGCGTGAACCCTGGCGCGGACGGGGTGCTGGATGCGCTCGAGCGGCTGAACGCCCAGTCCGGCGGGCGCGCGAGCCCGGCGCCCGGGCAGGAAGCGCGGGTGCCGTCATGA